The Balearica regulorum gibbericeps isolate bBalReg1 chromosome 27, bBalReg1.pri, whole genome shotgun sequence genome contains a region encoding:
- the LOC104634271 gene encoding protein phosphatase 1 regulatory subunit 3C-B-like: MPVDLAVQLCLSHSPPIRKLLNSYEELRGNRGRKPLRSCLNQKLSAEPEPERRDSTKSSKGQKKKRVVFADMKGLSLTAVRFFSKIEEDLCDLQHALSDLACFRPRLRDSRPEVCRYVLDFPQPSVDYMTFRSRLHSNLVCLENCLIQDRTLSGTVKVRNIEYEKKVMVRITFDGWKSFRDISCQYMHSTYGSADTDTFSFELALPKPSVSRRATEFCISFQCGQKTHWDNNHGRNYKICHVGVTRPPSHAVKSANGAWERLGTSRAAALVLSHLQTWRRSESQAPYW; encoded by the coding sequence ATGCCCGTGGACCTGGCCGTGCAGCTCTGCCTGAGCCACTCACCCCCCATCCGCAAGCTGCTGAACTCCTATGAGGAGCTGCGGGGCAACCGGGGGCGCAAACCCCTCCGATCCTGTCTCAACCAGAAGCTGAGCGCAGAACCCGAACCTGAGCGGCGAGATAGCACCAAGAGCTCCAAGGGCCAGAAGAAGAAGAGAGTCGTGTTTGCTGACATGAAGGGGCTCTCGCTGACAGCTGTCCGCTTCTTCTCAAAGATTGAGGAGGACCTCTGTGACTTGCAGCATGCCCTGTCTGACCTTGCCTGCTTCCGACCTAGGCTGCGGGACTCACGCCCAGAGGTGTGCAGGTACGTGCTGGACTTCCCACAGCCCTCTGTGGACTACATGACTTTCCGCAGCCGCCTACACAGCAACCTTGTCTGCCTGGAGAACTGCCTGATCCAGGACCGTACCCTGTCAGGGACAGTGAAGGTCAGAAACATCGAGTACGAGAAGAAAGTGATGGTCCGCATCACCTTCGATGGCTGGAAGAGCTTCCGGGACATTTCCTGCCAGTACATGCATAGCACGTACGGCTCAGCCGACACAGACACGTTCTCTTTTGAGCTTGCCCTGCCCAAGCCATCCGTCTCCCGCAGGGCCACAGAGTTCTGCATCTCCTTCCAGTGCGGCCAGAAGACCCACTGGGACAACAACCACGGGAGGAACTACAAGATCTGCCATGTGGGCGTGACCCGCCCACCCTCCCATGCCGTGAAGAGTGCCAACGGGGCCTGGGAGCGTCTTGGCACCTCTCGGGCTGCCGCCCTGGTCCTTTCTCACCTGCAGACCTGGCGGCGCTCAGAGAGCCAGGCTCCTTATTGGTAG